Proteins encoded in a region of the Perca fluviatilis chromosome 8, GENO_Pfluv_1.0, whole genome shotgun sequence genome:
- the pkp3a gene encoding plakophilin-3a isoform X3 yields MSVVASESVFLSALQPNTSVTTYGLPSEIHLGNGGIMSDEMARTRRVQQQVQMRLAEKSTLPRQNGSASNYAMSDYGGASTMKYQTYNPNYSSKSYVYSGSRTMGPRISQRSGFSGQSAGPEMAQMHRISVGGGMGGGGGGGVVVGGGGGGFYREDIRMGGYQGIARQQSRMDPETLSLHAVRQHTAQATPWMVDGSDAGSMISERDATLNRQYAQSVNNGYTSQMRQGGGTMTFTSPMRRSLSGTLSRGGGMAVGDAEIIQQPSFKGPAHRTINRITNRNRMSIGSVSGHQIPSGGSTYGGGGDRVDRGFITSGVSSASQGNLMQRQGTMSRAMSVKSMQSVGRGMDIYSGQMELGASMGNLSGITSLDMPTAVQNLREHDHDLQVLGAAYIQHECYNDNDAKNEVRRLKGIGELVRLFNCDNQEVQRYATGATRNLIYENMDNKVALIEEGGIPRLVEALKEPDDELHKNITGILWNLSSKDNLKEKLARETLPELTDKILIPLSGGGESEALQQTPSEADIFYNTTGCLRNMSSVNEKTRQLMRETHGLVDSLVGYIKNSLDENKAEDKGVENAVCVLRNLSYQIYSEMPPSAMMRLEGPTRAQDSGKGDAIGCFTPQSRKAKNSKNQDLSTFTEVARVPKGVEWLWHPQIVGVYNRVLRQCEINSTTREAAAGALQNITAGDKRWASVLSRVALEQERMLPVLLDLLRTNNDLELRSLTGFLRNLSRHSRDKNDMATKVVNNLVNKLPDDGNKKEPSSEVVVNICGVLNNLVTSSTLAARDITFFDGLPKLVGIKNSHDNSSGKIKAAKAAATVLSNMFQYKKLHKNYKEKGFARTDFADMSI; encoded by the exons ATGAGTGTCGTGGCCTCAGAGAGCGTGTTTTTGTCCGCTTTACAGCCCAACACCTCGGTCACCACCTATGGACTCCCGTCTGAGATCCACCTCGGGAACGGCGGCATCATGTCGGACGAAATGGCCCGAACGCGGCGCGTCCAACAGCAGGTCCAGATGAGACTGGCGGAGAAGTCCACACTTCCGCGTCAAAATGGATCAGCCTCAAACTACGCCATGTCag ACTACGGCGGCGCTTCAACAATGAAATATCAGACCTACAACCCAAACTACAGCTCTAAATCCTACGTGTACTCAGGCTCCAGAACAATG GGTCCGCGCATATCCCAGCGGTCAGGCTTTAGCGGCCAGTCTGCTGGCCCAGAGATGGCACAGATGCACAGGATCAGTGTCGGGGGTGGaatgggtggggggggtggtggtggtgttgttgttggtggtggtggtggtggtttttATCGTGAAGACATACGCATGGGTGGCTACCAAGGGATTGCCAGGCAACAGAGCCGAATGGACCCAGAGACCCTCTCCTTGCATGCTGTGCGGCAGCACACAGCGCAGGCAACTCCCTGGATGGTGGATGGCAGCGATGCTGGCAGCATGATCTCCGAGCGTGACGCCACCCTCAACCGCCAGTATGCTCAGAGCGTAAACAACGGCTACACCAGCCAGATGAGGCAAGGAGGAGGCACCATGACCTTTACGTCACCCATGCGGCGATCGCTTAGTGGCACACTTTCTCGTGGCGGAGGGATGGCAGTAGGAGATGCTGAGATCATCCAGCAACCATCCTTCAAAGGCCCAGCCCACCGCACCATCAACAGGATTACAAACCGAAACCGGATGAGCATCGGCTCCGTTTCCGGGCATCAGATTCCCTCAGGTGGAAGCACTTATGGTGGAGGCGGGGACAGAGTGGACAGAGGGTTCATCACATCCGGAGTGTCCTCTGCTTCCCAGGGGAACCTAATGCAGCGTCAGGGCACCATGTCCCGTGCCATGTCAGTCAAAAGCATGCAGAGTGTGGGCAGGGGCATGGACATCTACAGTGGGCAGATGGAGTTGGGAGCCAGCATGGGCAACCTCAGCGG GATCACCTCCTTGGACATGCCCACAGCAGTGCAAAATCTGAGAGAGCACGACCATGATCTGCAGGTCCTGGGTGCCGCCTACATTCAACATGAGTGTTACAATGACAACGATGCCAAAAATGAG GTGCGTCGCTTGAAGGGTATTGGTGAGCTGGTGAGGCTGTTCAACTGCGATAACCAGGAAGTGCAGCGGTACGCCACTGGTGCCACACGCAACCTCATCTATGAGAACATGGACAACAAGGTGGCCCTGATCGAGGAGGGTGGCATCCCACGGCTTGTCGAAGCGCTTAAGGAGCCCGACGACGAGCTCCACAAAAACATCACTG GTATCCTGTGGAACCTTTCATCTAAAGACAACCTGAAGGAGAAACTGGCCAGGGAAACACTTCCTGAGCTGACTGACAAGATCCTGATCCCTCTGTCAGGCGGCGGAGAGTCTGAGGCCCTCCAGCAGACGCCCTCTGAGGCAGACATCTTCTACAACACCACAGGATGCCTGAG GAATATGAGCTCTGTAAACGAGAAGACCCGCCAGCTGATGAGAGAAACACATGGACTGGTGGACTCTTTAGTGGGCTACATCAAGAACTCTCTTGATGAAAACAAGGCAGAAGACAAG GGGGTGGAAAATGCAGTTTGTGTCTTGAGGAACCTCTCCTACCAGATCTATAGTGAGATGCCTCCATCTGCTATGATGCGCCTGGAAGGACCAACCAGAGCTCAGGACTCAGGAAAGGGCGATGCCATTGGTTGCTTTACACCTCAGAGCCGGAAAGCCAAAAAT AGCAAGAACCAGGATCTCTCCACTTTCACCGAGGTGGCTCGGGTGCCAAAGGGCGTGGAGTGGCTGTGGCACCCACAGATAGTGGGTGTGTACAACCGTGTGCTGCGTCAGTGTGAGATCAACTCCACCACCCGCGAGGCTGCTGCCGGAGCGCTGCAGAACATCACAGCTGGAGACAAGAGG TGGGCGTCAGTGCTGAGCCGGGTGGCTCTGGAGCAGGAGCGCATGCTGCCAGTGCTGCTGGACCTCCTGCGTACCAACAATGACCTGGAGCTGCGTTCTCTCACAGGCTTCCTCCGAAATCTGTCCCGCCATTCCAGGGATAAGAATGACATGG CCACAAAGGTGGTGAACAACCTGGTGAACAAGCTGCCTGACGATGGAAACAAGAAGGAGCCCTCCAGCGAGGTGGTGGTCAACATCTGTGGTGTTCTCAATAACTTGGTGACCAGCAGCACTTTAGCTGCAAGAGACATCACCTTCTTTGATGGCCTGCCAAAACTGGTCGGCATTAAGAACTCGCATGACAACAG CTCTGGAAAGATAAAAGCGGCCAAAGCAGCAGCCACAGTTCTCAGCAATATGTTCCAGTACAAGAAACTGCACAAAAACTACAAAGAG AAAGGGTTTGCAAGAACGGATTTTGCAGACATGTCTATCTAA
- the pkp3a gene encoding plakophilin-3a isoform X1 encodes MSRYTSPEMRTSTINTASMVMPNTSVTTYGLPSEIHLGNGGIMSDEMARTRRVQQQVQMRLAEKSTLPRQNGSASNYAMSDYGGASTMKYQTYNPNYSSKSYVYSGSRTMGPRISQRSGFSGQSAGPEMAQMHRISVGGGMGGGGGGGVVVGGGGGGFYREDIRMGGYQGIARQQSRMDPETLSLHAVRQHTAQATPWMVDGSDAGSMISERDATLNRQYAQSVNNGYTSQMRQGGGTMTFTSPMRRSLSGTLSRGGGMAVGDAEIIQQPSFKGPAHRTINRITNRNRMSIGSVSGHQIPSGGSTYGGGGDRVDRGFITSGVSSASQGNLMQRQGTMSRAMSVKSMQSVGRGMDIYSGQMELGASMGNLSGITSLDMPTAVQNLREHDHDLQVLGAAYIQHECYNDNDAKNEVRRLKGIGELVRLFNCDNQEVQRYATGATRNLIYENMDNKVALIEEGGIPRLVEALKEPDDELHKNITGILWNLSSKDNLKEKLARETLPELTDKILIPLSGGGESEALQQTPSEADIFYNTTGCLRNMSSVNEKTRQLMRETHGLVDSLVGYIKNSLDENKAEDKGVENAVCVLRNLSYQIYSEMPPSAMMRLEGPTRAQDSGKGDAIGCFTPQSRKAKNSKNQDLSTFTEVARVPKGVEWLWHPQIVGVYNRVLRQCEINSTTREAAAGALQNITAGDKRWASVLSRVALEQERMLPVLLDLLRTNNDLELRSLTGFLRNLSRHSRDKNDMATKVVNNLVNKLPDDGNKKEPSSEVVVNICGVLNNLVTSSTLAARDITFFDGLPKLVGIKNSHDNSSGKIKAAKAAATVLSNMFQYKKLHKNYKEKGFARTDFADMSI; translated from the exons ATGAGCAGGTACACCTCACCAGAGATGAGAACATCTACAATCAACACAGCATCAATGGTAATG CCCAACACCTCGGTCACCACCTATGGACTCCCGTCTGAGATCCACCTCGGGAACGGCGGCATCATGTCGGACGAAATGGCCCGAACGCGGCGCGTCCAACAGCAGGTCCAGATGAGACTGGCGGAGAAGTCCACACTTCCGCGTCAAAATGGATCAGCCTCAAACTACGCCATGTCag ACTACGGCGGCGCTTCAACAATGAAATATCAGACCTACAACCCAAACTACAGCTCTAAATCCTACGTGTACTCAGGCTCCAGAACAATG GGTCCGCGCATATCCCAGCGGTCAGGCTTTAGCGGCCAGTCTGCTGGCCCAGAGATGGCACAGATGCACAGGATCAGTGTCGGGGGTGGaatgggtggggggggtggtggtggtgttgttgttggtggtggtggtggtggtttttATCGTGAAGACATACGCATGGGTGGCTACCAAGGGATTGCCAGGCAACAGAGCCGAATGGACCCAGAGACCCTCTCCTTGCATGCTGTGCGGCAGCACACAGCGCAGGCAACTCCCTGGATGGTGGATGGCAGCGATGCTGGCAGCATGATCTCCGAGCGTGACGCCACCCTCAACCGCCAGTATGCTCAGAGCGTAAACAACGGCTACACCAGCCAGATGAGGCAAGGAGGAGGCACCATGACCTTTACGTCACCCATGCGGCGATCGCTTAGTGGCACACTTTCTCGTGGCGGAGGGATGGCAGTAGGAGATGCTGAGATCATCCAGCAACCATCCTTCAAAGGCCCAGCCCACCGCACCATCAACAGGATTACAAACCGAAACCGGATGAGCATCGGCTCCGTTTCCGGGCATCAGATTCCCTCAGGTGGAAGCACTTATGGTGGAGGCGGGGACAGAGTGGACAGAGGGTTCATCACATCCGGAGTGTCCTCTGCTTCCCAGGGGAACCTAATGCAGCGTCAGGGCACCATGTCCCGTGCCATGTCAGTCAAAAGCATGCAGAGTGTGGGCAGGGGCATGGACATCTACAGTGGGCAGATGGAGTTGGGAGCCAGCATGGGCAACCTCAGCGG GATCACCTCCTTGGACATGCCCACAGCAGTGCAAAATCTGAGAGAGCACGACCATGATCTGCAGGTCCTGGGTGCCGCCTACATTCAACATGAGTGTTACAATGACAACGATGCCAAAAATGAG GTGCGTCGCTTGAAGGGTATTGGTGAGCTGGTGAGGCTGTTCAACTGCGATAACCAGGAAGTGCAGCGGTACGCCACTGGTGCCACACGCAACCTCATCTATGAGAACATGGACAACAAGGTGGCCCTGATCGAGGAGGGTGGCATCCCACGGCTTGTCGAAGCGCTTAAGGAGCCCGACGACGAGCTCCACAAAAACATCACTG GTATCCTGTGGAACCTTTCATCTAAAGACAACCTGAAGGAGAAACTGGCCAGGGAAACACTTCCTGAGCTGACTGACAAGATCCTGATCCCTCTGTCAGGCGGCGGAGAGTCTGAGGCCCTCCAGCAGACGCCCTCTGAGGCAGACATCTTCTACAACACCACAGGATGCCTGAG GAATATGAGCTCTGTAAACGAGAAGACCCGCCAGCTGATGAGAGAAACACATGGACTGGTGGACTCTTTAGTGGGCTACATCAAGAACTCTCTTGATGAAAACAAGGCAGAAGACAAG GGGGTGGAAAATGCAGTTTGTGTCTTGAGGAACCTCTCCTACCAGATCTATAGTGAGATGCCTCCATCTGCTATGATGCGCCTGGAAGGACCAACCAGAGCTCAGGACTCAGGAAAGGGCGATGCCATTGGTTGCTTTACACCTCAGAGCCGGAAAGCCAAAAAT AGCAAGAACCAGGATCTCTCCACTTTCACCGAGGTGGCTCGGGTGCCAAAGGGCGTGGAGTGGCTGTGGCACCCACAGATAGTGGGTGTGTACAACCGTGTGCTGCGTCAGTGTGAGATCAACTCCACCACCCGCGAGGCTGCTGCCGGAGCGCTGCAGAACATCACAGCTGGAGACAAGAGG TGGGCGTCAGTGCTGAGCCGGGTGGCTCTGGAGCAGGAGCGCATGCTGCCAGTGCTGCTGGACCTCCTGCGTACCAACAATGACCTGGAGCTGCGTTCTCTCACAGGCTTCCTCCGAAATCTGTCCCGCCATTCCAGGGATAAGAATGACATGG CCACAAAGGTGGTGAACAACCTGGTGAACAAGCTGCCTGACGATGGAAACAAGAAGGAGCCCTCCAGCGAGGTGGTGGTCAACATCTGTGGTGTTCTCAATAACTTGGTGACCAGCAGCACTTTAGCTGCAAGAGACATCACCTTCTTTGATGGCCTGCCAAAACTGGTCGGCATTAAGAACTCGCATGACAACAG CTCTGGAAAGATAAAAGCGGCCAAAGCAGCAGCCACAGTTCTCAGCAATATGTTCCAGTACAAGAAACTGCACAAAAACTACAAAGAG AAAGGGTTTGCAAGAACGGATTTTGCAGACATGTCTATCTAA
- the pkp3a gene encoding plakophilin-3a isoform X2 — MSRYTSPEMRTSTINTASMPNTSVTTYGLPSEIHLGNGGIMSDEMARTRRVQQQVQMRLAEKSTLPRQNGSASNYAMSDYGGASTMKYQTYNPNYSSKSYVYSGSRTMGPRISQRSGFSGQSAGPEMAQMHRISVGGGMGGGGGGGVVVGGGGGGFYREDIRMGGYQGIARQQSRMDPETLSLHAVRQHTAQATPWMVDGSDAGSMISERDATLNRQYAQSVNNGYTSQMRQGGGTMTFTSPMRRSLSGTLSRGGGMAVGDAEIIQQPSFKGPAHRTINRITNRNRMSIGSVSGHQIPSGGSTYGGGGDRVDRGFITSGVSSASQGNLMQRQGTMSRAMSVKSMQSVGRGMDIYSGQMELGASMGNLSGITSLDMPTAVQNLREHDHDLQVLGAAYIQHECYNDNDAKNEVRRLKGIGELVRLFNCDNQEVQRYATGATRNLIYENMDNKVALIEEGGIPRLVEALKEPDDELHKNITGILWNLSSKDNLKEKLARETLPELTDKILIPLSGGGESEALQQTPSEADIFYNTTGCLRNMSSVNEKTRQLMRETHGLVDSLVGYIKNSLDENKAEDKGVENAVCVLRNLSYQIYSEMPPSAMMRLEGPTRAQDSGKGDAIGCFTPQSRKAKNSKNQDLSTFTEVARVPKGVEWLWHPQIVGVYNRVLRQCEINSTTREAAAGALQNITAGDKRWASVLSRVALEQERMLPVLLDLLRTNNDLELRSLTGFLRNLSRHSRDKNDMATKVVNNLVNKLPDDGNKKEPSSEVVVNICGVLNNLVTSSTLAARDITFFDGLPKLVGIKNSHDNSSGKIKAAKAAATVLSNMFQYKKLHKNYKEKGFARTDFADMSI, encoded by the exons ATGAGCAGGTACACCTCACCAGAGATGAGAACATCTACAATCAACACAGCATCAATG CCCAACACCTCGGTCACCACCTATGGACTCCCGTCTGAGATCCACCTCGGGAACGGCGGCATCATGTCGGACGAAATGGCCCGAACGCGGCGCGTCCAACAGCAGGTCCAGATGAGACTGGCGGAGAAGTCCACACTTCCGCGTCAAAATGGATCAGCCTCAAACTACGCCATGTCag ACTACGGCGGCGCTTCAACAATGAAATATCAGACCTACAACCCAAACTACAGCTCTAAATCCTACGTGTACTCAGGCTCCAGAACAATG GGTCCGCGCATATCCCAGCGGTCAGGCTTTAGCGGCCAGTCTGCTGGCCCAGAGATGGCACAGATGCACAGGATCAGTGTCGGGGGTGGaatgggtggggggggtggtggtggtgttgttgttggtggtggtggtggtggtttttATCGTGAAGACATACGCATGGGTGGCTACCAAGGGATTGCCAGGCAACAGAGCCGAATGGACCCAGAGACCCTCTCCTTGCATGCTGTGCGGCAGCACACAGCGCAGGCAACTCCCTGGATGGTGGATGGCAGCGATGCTGGCAGCATGATCTCCGAGCGTGACGCCACCCTCAACCGCCAGTATGCTCAGAGCGTAAACAACGGCTACACCAGCCAGATGAGGCAAGGAGGAGGCACCATGACCTTTACGTCACCCATGCGGCGATCGCTTAGTGGCACACTTTCTCGTGGCGGAGGGATGGCAGTAGGAGATGCTGAGATCATCCAGCAACCATCCTTCAAAGGCCCAGCCCACCGCACCATCAACAGGATTACAAACCGAAACCGGATGAGCATCGGCTCCGTTTCCGGGCATCAGATTCCCTCAGGTGGAAGCACTTATGGTGGAGGCGGGGACAGAGTGGACAGAGGGTTCATCACATCCGGAGTGTCCTCTGCTTCCCAGGGGAACCTAATGCAGCGTCAGGGCACCATGTCCCGTGCCATGTCAGTCAAAAGCATGCAGAGTGTGGGCAGGGGCATGGACATCTACAGTGGGCAGATGGAGTTGGGAGCCAGCATGGGCAACCTCAGCGG GATCACCTCCTTGGACATGCCCACAGCAGTGCAAAATCTGAGAGAGCACGACCATGATCTGCAGGTCCTGGGTGCCGCCTACATTCAACATGAGTGTTACAATGACAACGATGCCAAAAATGAG GTGCGTCGCTTGAAGGGTATTGGTGAGCTGGTGAGGCTGTTCAACTGCGATAACCAGGAAGTGCAGCGGTACGCCACTGGTGCCACACGCAACCTCATCTATGAGAACATGGACAACAAGGTGGCCCTGATCGAGGAGGGTGGCATCCCACGGCTTGTCGAAGCGCTTAAGGAGCCCGACGACGAGCTCCACAAAAACATCACTG GTATCCTGTGGAACCTTTCATCTAAAGACAACCTGAAGGAGAAACTGGCCAGGGAAACACTTCCTGAGCTGACTGACAAGATCCTGATCCCTCTGTCAGGCGGCGGAGAGTCTGAGGCCCTCCAGCAGACGCCCTCTGAGGCAGACATCTTCTACAACACCACAGGATGCCTGAG GAATATGAGCTCTGTAAACGAGAAGACCCGCCAGCTGATGAGAGAAACACATGGACTGGTGGACTCTTTAGTGGGCTACATCAAGAACTCTCTTGATGAAAACAAGGCAGAAGACAAG GGGGTGGAAAATGCAGTTTGTGTCTTGAGGAACCTCTCCTACCAGATCTATAGTGAGATGCCTCCATCTGCTATGATGCGCCTGGAAGGACCAACCAGAGCTCAGGACTCAGGAAAGGGCGATGCCATTGGTTGCTTTACACCTCAGAGCCGGAAAGCCAAAAAT AGCAAGAACCAGGATCTCTCCACTTTCACCGAGGTGGCTCGGGTGCCAAAGGGCGTGGAGTGGCTGTGGCACCCACAGATAGTGGGTGTGTACAACCGTGTGCTGCGTCAGTGTGAGATCAACTCCACCACCCGCGAGGCTGCTGCCGGAGCGCTGCAGAACATCACAGCTGGAGACAAGAGG TGGGCGTCAGTGCTGAGCCGGGTGGCTCTGGAGCAGGAGCGCATGCTGCCAGTGCTGCTGGACCTCCTGCGTACCAACAATGACCTGGAGCTGCGTTCTCTCACAGGCTTCCTCCGAAATCTGTCCCGCCATTCCAGGGATAAGAATGACATGG CCACAAAGGTGGTGAACAACCTGGTGAACAAGCTGCCTGACGATGGAAACAAGAAGGAGCCCTCCAGCGAGGTGGTGGTCAACATCTGTGGTGTTCTCAATAACTTGGTGACCAGCAGCACTTTAGCTGCAAGAGACATCACCTTCTTTGATGGCCTGCCAAAACTGGTCGGCATTAAGAACTCGCATGACAACAG CTCTGGAAAGATAAAAGCGGCCAAAGCAGCAGCCACAGTTCTCAGCAATATGTTCCAGTACAAGAAACTGCACAAAAACTACAAAGAG AAAGGGTTTGCAAGAACGGATTTTGCAGACATGTCTATCTAA